A region from the Manihot esculenta cultivar AM560-2 chromosome 13, M.esculenta_v8, whole genome shotgun sequence genome encodes:
- the LOC110629605 gene encoding pentatricopeptide repeat-containing protein At5g08305, with the protein MVNASLLRGNAVLSSTLITILDKCKSMLELKQVHALVITLGLSQDESFVSRILSFSALSDSGNVHYSLLVLLSLSNPTIFNWNTVIRGYSKSKNPNKSVSVFIKMLRVGILPDYLTFPFLAKASARLLNRELGMAFHAHITKAGYASDRFVSNSLIHMYASFGEILHARKVFDGILMKNSVSWNSMIDGYAKCGDMGLACELFDSMPQRDVLSWSCLIDGYVKSGACGDALAVFEKMRVLGPNPNEVTMVSVLCACAHLGALDKGRTMHRYVIDNGLPLTLVLRTSLVDMYAKCGAIQEAFNVFRGVSKEPGDVLIWNAMIGGLATHGLVKESLDLFTEMLIVGVKPDEITYLNLLSACAHGGLVKEAWYFFEYLGKHGMALKSEHYACMIDAMARAGQIAEAYQFLCQMPIQPTASMLGALLSGCMNHRKFDLAEIIGRKLIELEPHHDGRYIGLSNIYAIVRRWDKARSMREAMERMGVKKSPGYSFVEIYGALHTFIAHDKTHPSSEQIYRILNFVVSQMKHTVDYENQEYFFAR; encoded by the coding sequence ATGGTGAATGCATCGTTACTTCGTGGGAATGCTGTTCTAAGCTCGACCCTAATCACCATTCTCGATAAATGCAAATCAATGTTAGAGTTGAAGCAAGTTCATGCTCTGGTGATTACTTTAGGTCTCTCCCAAGATGAATCTTTTGTATCTAGAATTCTTTCCTTCTCTGCACTATCTGATTCAGGAAACGTCCATTACTCCCTCTTGGTTCTTTTGTCTCTCTCAAATCCAACAATCTTCAATTGGAACACAGTCATAAGAGGATACTCAAAGAGCAAAAATCCAAATAAATCAGTCTCagtttttattaaaatgttgcGGGTTGGAATCTTGCCTGACTATTTAACATTCCCTTTTCTTGCTAAGGCATCAGCTCGCCTTTTGAATCGAGAACTGGGTATGGCGTTTCATGCCCATATTACAAAAGCTGGGTATGCATCTGATAGGTTTGTTTCGAATTCTTTGATTCATATGTATGCATCTTTTGGAGAAATTCTGCATGCGCGAAAGGTGTTCGATGGAATACTTATGAAAAATTCGGTTTCATGGAATTCCATGATAGATGGTTACGCAAAATGTGGAGACATGGGTTTAGCATGCGAATTGTTTGATTCAATGCCTCAACGGGACGTCTTGTCTTGGAGTTGTTTGATTGATGGGTATGTTAAGAGTGGGGCTTGCGGGGATGCTTTAGCAGTTTTTGAGAAAATGCGAGTCTTGGGTCCCAATCCCAATGAGGTGACTATGGTGAGTGTATTGTGTGCTTGTGCTCACTTGGGTGCCCTTGATAAAGGAAGGACGATGCATCGTTACGTTATTGATAATGGGTTACCATTGACCTTGGTTTTGCGCACCTCTCTTGTCGACATGTACGCCAAGTGCGGGGCAATACAAGAGGCTTTCAATGTGTTTCGTGGGGTTTCCAAGGAGCCAGGTGATGTGTTAATTTGGAATGCAATGATTGGAGGACTTGCAACTCATGGTTTGGTTAAAGAATCACTTGATTTGTTTACAGAAATGCTTATAGTAGGGGTTAAGCCAGATGAGATCACATACTTGAACTTGTTGAGTGCTTGTGCTCATGGTGGGTTAGTAAAGGAGGCTTGGTATTTCTTTGAGTATCTTGGTAAACATGGCATGGCTCTTAAGAGTGAGCATTATGCTtgtatgattgatgctatgGCCCGTGCTGGTCAAATTGCAGAGGCATACCAATTTCTATGTCAAATGCCCATTCAGCCAACAGCTTCAATGTTGGGAGCTCTGCTAAGTGGATGCATGAACCACAGAAAGTTTGATCTTGCAGAAATAATAGGAAGGAAACTTATTGAGCTAGAGCCTCACCATGATGGTCGATATATTGGCTTATCAAATATTTATGCTATTGTGAGACGCTGGGACAAAGCAAGAAGCATGAGAGAGGCCATGGAGAGGATGGGGGTGAAAAAATCTCCTGGTTATAGTTTTGTGGAGATTTATGGAGCTCTGCACACTTTCATTGCACATGATAAAACACATCCTAGTTCAGAGCAAATATATaggattttaaattttgttgtaAGCCAAATGAAACATACTGTTGATTATGAAAATCAAGAATATTTTTTTGCACGATAA
- the LOC110630154 gene encoding zinc finger CCCH domain-containing protein 3 isoform X1, translating into MPDNSNNNNNNRQVKSNAVPNQSPDNIEDGIWRLKIHDNQEQGGMAPSSPYPDRPGEPDCIYYLRTGLCGYGSNCRFNHPPAALGTQFIEELPERVGQPDCGYYLKTGTCKYGSTCKYHHPRDRNGAGPVSFNILGLPMRQDEKSCPYYMRTGSCKFGVACKFHHPHPAPLGTGLPLTGPAVSGPMGTSIMPSSGLPYLGGLPAWSLPRTPYVSGPRPQGPQAYMPVVLSPSQGVIPAQGWNTYVGNLNPMSSASVLGSSLVYNSRNQGESGSSGQVLLLSTTTSNLPERPDQPECRYYMNTGTCKYGSDCKYHHPKERIAQLATSSVGSPGLPSRPAQPVCSNYSMYGLCKFGPTCRFDHPFPGYPYSYSLNLQPVSIFDSSLFTYPRMSPPALSSESPVSLSPKFPDWVRNPDTASNKHQNSDKNTKISDDHPEQAGSPPLRSSHSSSEPSHD; encoded by the exons ATGCCagataatagtaataataacaacaataatAGGCAGGTTAAGAGCAATGCTGTGCCAAATCAATCTCCTGATAATATTGAAG ATGGAATTTGGCGGTTGAAAATTCATGATAATCAAGAACAAGGTGGTATGGCTCCATCAAGTCCATACCCAGATCGTCCTGGTGAACCAGATTGTATCTATTATCTAAGGACCGGATTATGTGGTTATGGAAGTAACTGTCGTTTTAATCACCCTCCTGCTGCGCTG GGCACTCAATTTATAGAAGAGCTTCCTGAAAGAGTTGGGCAACCTGACTGTGGG TACTATTTAAAGACAGGGACCTGCAAATATGGTTCAACATGTAAATATCATCATCCAAGGGACAGGAATGGTGCAGGGCCTGTTTCATTTAACATTCTAGGTCTTCCCATGCGACAG gATGAAAAATCATGTCCTTATTATATGCGGACTGGTTCATGTAAATTTGGAGTTGCATGCAAGTTCCATCACCCCCACCCTGCACCACTTGGAACTGGGTTGCCTTTGACTGGACCTGCTGTCTCTGGGCCTATGGGAACATCAATTATGCCTTCATCAGGTCTGCCTTATCTAGGTGGGCTTCCAGCATGGTCATTACCAAGAACACCATATGTGTCTGGCCCTCGTCCACAGGGTCCACAGGCATATATGCCTGTTGTTCTTTCTCCTTCTCAGGGTGTCATTCCAGCACAAGGCTGGAACACCTATGTG GGAAACTTGAATCCCATGTCTTCTGCTAGTGTTTTGGGATCTAGTCTTGTTTACAACTCTAGGAATCAAGGTGAGTCAGGATCTAGTGGACAAGTACTTTTGCTATCAACAACCACCTCTAATCTCCCTGAGAGACCTGATCAACCAGAATGTCGGTATTATATGAATACTGGGACCTGCAAATATGGATCTGACTGCAAGTACCATCATCCAAAAGAAAGAATTGCACAACTAGCAACGAGTTCTGTTGGctcacctggtcttccctcaAGGCCC GCACAACCTGTATGTTCAAACTACAGTATGTATGGACTATGCAAATTTGGTCCAACTTGCAGATTTGATCATCCTTTCCCTGGATATCCGTATAGCTACAGTTTGAACCTGCAGCCTGTATCTATATTTGATTCCTCTCTCTTTACTTATCCAAGAATGTCACCACCAGCTCTTTCATCTGAAAGTCCTGTCTCTCTATCACCGAAATTCCCCGATTGGGTCCGAAATCCGGATACTGCAAGCAACAAACATCAAAATTCAGATAAAAATACAAAGATTTCTGATGATCACCCTGAGCAGGCCGGTTCTCCACCGCTACGCTCCTCTCACTCATCTTCAGAACCATCACATGATTAA
- the LOC110630154 gene encoding zinc finger CCCH domain-containing protein 3 isoform X2, which translates to MAPSSPYPDRPGEPDCIYYLRTGLCGYGSNCRFNHPPAALGTQFIEELPERVGQPDCGYYLKTGTCKYGSTCKYHHPRDRNGAGPVSFNILGLPMRQDEKSCPYYMRTGSCKFGVACKFHHPHPAPLGTGLPLTGPAVSGPMGTSIMPSSGLPYLGGLPAWSLPRTPYVSGPRPQGPQAYMPVVLSPSQGVIPAQGWNTYVGNLNPMSSASVLGSSLVYNSRNQGESGSSGQVLLLSTTTSNLPERPDQPECRYYMNTGTCKYGSDCKYHHPKERIAQLATSSVGSPGLPSRPAQPVCSNYSMYGLCKFGPTCRFDHPFPGYPYSYSLNLQPVSIFDSSLFTYPRMSPPALSSESPVSLSPKFPDWVRNPDTASNKHQNSDKNTKISDDHPEQAGSPPLRSSHSSSEPSHD; encoded by the exons ATGGCTCCATCAAGTCCATACCCAGATCGTCCTGGTGAACCAGATTGTATCTATTATCTAAGGACCGGATTATGTGGTTATGGAAGTAACTGTCGTTTTAATCACCCTCCTGCTGCGCTG GGCACTCAATTTATAGAAGAGCTTCCTGAAAGAGTTGGGCAACCTGACTGTGGG TACTATTTAAAGACAGGGACCTGCAAATATGGTTCAACATGTAAATATCATCATCCAAGGGACAGGAATGGTGCAGGGCCTGTTTCATTTAACATTCTAGGTCTTCCCATGCGACAG gATGAAAAATCATGTCCTTATTATATGCGGACTGGTTCATGTAAATTTGGAGTTGCATGCAAGTTCCATCACCCCCACCCTGCACCACTTGGAACTGGGTTGCCTTTGACTGGACCTGCTGTCTCTGGGCCTATGGGAACATCAATTATGCCTTCATCAGGTCTGCCTTATCTAGGTGGGCTTCCAGCATGGTCATTACCAAGAACACCATATGTGTCTGGCCCTCGTCCACAGGGTCCACAGGCATATATGCCTGTTGTTCTTTCTCCTTCTCAGGGTGTCATTCCAGCACAAGGCTGGAACACCTATGTG GGAAACTTGAATCCCATGTCTTCTGCTAGTGTTTTGGGATCTAGTCTTGTTTACAACTCTAGGAATCAAGGTGAGTCAGGATCTAGTGGACAAGTACTTTTGCTATCAACAACCACCTCTAATCTCCCTGAGAGACCTGATCAACCAGAATGTCGGTATTATATGAATACTGGGACCTGCAAATATGGATCTGACTGCAAGTACCATCATCCAAAAGAAAGAATTGCACAACTAGCAACGAGTTCTGTTGGctcacctggtcttccctcaAGGCCC GCACAACCTGTATGTTCAAACTACAGTATGTATGGACTATGCAAATTTGGTCCAACTTGCAGATTTGATCATCCTTTCCCTGGATATCCGTATAGCTACAGTTTGAACCTGCAGCCTGTATCTATATTTGATTCCTCTCTCTTTACTTATCCAAGAATGTCACCACCAGCTCTTTCATCTGAAAGTCCTGTCTCTCTATCACCGAAATTCCCCGATTGGGTCCGAAATCCGGATACTGCAAGCAACAAACATCAAAATTCAGATAAAAATACAAAGATTTCTGATGATCACCCTGAGCAGGCCGGTTCTCCACCGCTACGCTCCTCTCACTCATCTTCAGAACCATCACATGATTAA